In the uncultured Methanobacterium sp. genome, one interval contains:
- a CDS encoding putative PEP-binding protein → MIIVKGIGTGPYVGVGHVKKIDKDEDLLNLKGGEIIVLSTASRDMVSYLYQAGGVVTDYGGLTSHVAIVLREMKVPCVVGTGNGTLKLKEGSIVTVDGRTGNIYHGFMEMEGKSDTSEVYYPATSIKVNLNVPEVAWKVAPWADGVGSIRIENSIIRTGKHPLVLLEEGKLNKVIADSVRLIADAFHPKPVWFRTFDIPTDELKRLEGGKIEPDEANPLLGLRGIHKDLKNPEILKAEFEAISKLMDEGYDNLGVKIPLVRDVSEYKEAKNIMRQVGIKPHRDLPVGASIETPSAVFTLDEFIMAGMDFVTLGMSDMAMCSMAVDRRGVKVAKHFNLTHKSVLNMIKMVIEKCNQQGIESCICGHAGSDPAIVSWLVENGISSISTNPDQILKIRKVVGIAEKTIIDRGFIQ, encoded by the coding sequence ATGATTATTGTGAAAGGAATAGGGACCGGGCCCTATGTGGGTGTAGGTCATGTTAAAAAGATTGATAAGGATGAAGATCTCCTGAATCTTAAAGGAGGGGAAATTATCGTTTTATCAACGGCCTCCAGAGACATGGTCTCCTATCTTTACCAGGCAGGGGGTGTGGTTACAGATTATGGTGGACTTACCAGCCACGTGGCCATAGTACTTCGGGAGATGAAAGTTCCCTGTGTGGTGGGAACGGGTAACGGAACCCTGAAACTTAAAGAGGGTTCTATTGTAACTGTAGATGGTAGGACCGGTAACATATATCATGGTTTCATGGAAATGGAAGGGAAATCTGATACTTCTGAAGTATACTATCCTGCCACCAGCATCAAAGTCAACCTCAACGTCCCGGAGGTAGCCTGGAAAGTGGCACCCTGGGCAGATGGTGTTGGTTCCATCCGTATTGAAAACAGCATCATCCGCACTGGAAAACATCCCCTGGTACTTCTAGAGGAAGGAAAGCTCAATAAAGTCATTGCAGATTCTGTCCGGCTTATTGCTGATGCATTTCACCCTAAACCAGTCTGGTTCCGCACCTTTGACATACCCACTGATGAGCTAAAACGTTTAGAGGGCGGAAAGATTGAACCAGATGAAGCTAATCCCCTACTGGGTTTAAGGGGTATTCATAAAGATCTTAAAAATCCTGAAATTCTCAAAGCAGAGTTTGAAGCCATATCTAAACTCATGGATGAGGGTTATGACAATTTAGGAGTTAAGATACCCTTAGTACGGGATGTTTCAGAGTATAAGGAAGCCAAAAACATCATGCGCCAGGTCGGAATCAAACCTCACCGTGACCTACCAGTAGGTGCATCCATTGAAACTCCATCTGCAGTTTTCACCCTGGATGAGTTCATAATGGCGGGAATGGATTTTGTTACGTTGGGTATGAGTGACATGGCCATGTGCTCAATGGCTGTGGACCGAAGAGGGGTGAAAGTGGCTAAACATTTCAATTTAACCCATAAATCAGTTTTGAATATGATAAAGATGGTGATAGAAAAATGCAACCAGCAGGGGATTGAAAGTTGCATCTGTGGCCATGCAGGTTCGGATCCGGCTATTGTAAGCTGGTTAGTGGAAAATGGTATCAGTTCCATATCCACCAACCCTGATCAAATTCTTAAAATACGTAAAGTGGTGGGAATAGCTGAAAAAACCATAATTGACAGGGGATTTATCCAGTAA
- a CDS encoding oligosaccharide flippase family protein yields the protein MSSKIARGSLIMLIGYFIFRVGGYFYRFVTAYLLGPAGFGILNLALPTQSILIQIASGGMPPAIAKHVSEYSAKGDEEMVKQVIHTSLKIVIILGLFFSLVIFLLADPLAYGYFHKPEAALPLKLVALITPFSVIVGVFRGAFQGVFQMGNIVITKAFEQIFMISSAIILILVGFYVAGAVIGTAIGFLFSALAGYYLYRRGLGKRLKNVKLSFTLKQELSLAKVLIIFAFPVLVTGLAETALFDAIGNFIVGAYLASEQLGFYGAATPVARLPLIISMAVATAVLPATAEAMGLENRHVLKGYVNQSYRYVSLVVLPMCVGTFIFATPIMKLLYVNPAFMNGAAALQILAVGMLFFTIYTVSSSIAQGLGKPYLPMIILIAGVILDVALSTYLIPIYGITGAAAATTITALFIMTTIVWKTLQVANVKLEYKDLGRIAIAAGIMGAVLLLIPQNLLISQATLNFAHFNYIAFFSKYVAFFLVMILAAIVYVVALILVGGLKNSDINALRKLSKKTGPLKGKLGKIISLMERFAH from the coding sequence ATGAGTTCAAAAATTGCAAGGGGAAGCCTGATCATGTTGATTGGGTATTTCATATTCCGTGTTGGAGGTTATTTTTATCGTTTTGTCACCGCATACCTTTTGGGCCCGGCTGGTTTTGGAATACTCAATTTAGCCCTTCCTACGCAGAGTATATTAATACAAATAGCCTCCGGGGGCATGCCACCCGCCATTGCTAAACATGTGTCCGAATATTCTGCTAAAGGCGACGAGGAAATGGTTAAACAGGTAATCCATACCTCTCTCAAGATTGTAATTATTCTGGGCTTATTCTTCAGTTTAGTGATATTTTTACTGGCGGATCCATTGGCATATGGTTATTTCCATAAGCCAGAAGCTGCACTCCCCTTAAAGCTGGTGGCTTTGATTACTCCTTTCAGTGTTATAGTGGGTGTTTTCAGAGGTGCTTTCCAGGGTGTTTTCCAGATGGGAAACATCGTTATCACCAAGGCATTTGAACAAATTTTCATGATCAGCAGTGCCATAATCCTGATTCTGGTGGGATTTTATGTGGCCGGAGCGGTTATAGGTACTGCAATAGGTTTCTTGTTCTCAGCATTAGCCGGATACTACTTATATCGAAGGGGGCTGGGGAAACGCCTTAAAAATGTGAAGTTATCTTTCACCTTAAAACAGGAATTATCCTTAGCTAAAGTACTGATTATCTTCGCATTTCCTGTTCTTGTTACTGGGCTTGCTGAGACTGCTCTATTTGATGCCATTGGAAACTTTATTGTCGGAGCGTATTTGGCCAGTGAACAACTGGGATTTTACGGTGCAGCCACCCCTGTAGCCCGTTTACCTCTCATAATTTCCATGGCAGTTGCAACTGCAGTATTACCTGCAACAGCAGAAGCAATGGGCTTGGAAAACCGACACGTACTTAAAGGTTATGTAAATCAGTCCTATCGTTACGTCAGTTTGGTAGTGCTTCCCATGTGTGTGGGGACCTTTATATTTGCCACCCCAATAATGAAATTACTTTACGTGAATCCTGCTTTCATGAATGGTGCAGCAGCCTTACAGATATTGGCGGTTGGAATGTTATTTTTCACCATTTACACAGTTTCATCCAGTATAGCTCAGGGATTGGGAAAACCATACCTTCCCATGATAATTTTAATTGCTGGAGTAATATTGGATGTGGCATTGAGCACCTATTTAATTCCTATTTATGGGATTACTGGTGCTGCTGCAGCCACAACCATCACTGCCCTTTTCATAATGACTACAATAGTATGGAAAACTCTTCAGGTAGCCAATGTAAAACTAGAGTACAAGGATTTGGGTAGAATAGCAATAGCCGCGGGAATAATGGGAGCGGTACTATTATTAATACCTCAAAACCTTTTAATCAGTCAAGCAACTTTGAACTTTGCACATTTCAACTACATTGCTTTCTTTTCCAAATACGTTGCTTTCTTCCTGGTCATGATACTGGCAGCCATTGTTTATGTGGTGGCCCTTATACTGGTTGGAGGACTTAAAAATAGTGATATAAACGCCCTCCGAAAATTAAGTAAGAAAACCGGACCATTGAAAGGGAAATTAGGGAAGATTATTTCATTGATGGAAAGATTTGCTCATTAA
- a CDS encoding adenylyltransferase/cytidyltransferase family protein has translation MATGTFDLIHPGHGLYLEEAKKLGGEDARLVVVVARDSTVRARKRVPIVPENQRREVVQMLKMVDEAVLGSETDMLSTVSKVKPDIIAIGPDQNFDLDSLREKLEKRGLEAEVVKVKGYHRSTLDSSCKIIKKIKESDFPPGSFNHC, from the coding sequence ATGGCTACTGGAACATTTGATTTAATACATCCAGGGCATGGACTTTACCTTGAAGAAGCAAAAAAACTGGGAGGTGAAGATGCACGTCTGGTGGTGGTGGTGGCCAGAGATTCAACTGTACGGGCCAGGAAAAGGGTACCTATTGTTCCTGAAAACCAACGCCGAGAAGTGGTTCAGATGCTAAAAATGGTAGATGAAGCAGTTCTGGGTAGCGAAACTGACATGTTAAGCACAGTTAGCAAGGTTAAACCAGATATCATCGCAATTGGCCCTGATCAAAACTTCGACCTGGACAGTTTAAGGGAAAAACTTGAAAAAAGAGGCCTGGAAGCAGAAGTGGTTAAAGTTAAAGGTTATCACCGATCTACTTTGGATAGTTCCTGTAAGATAATTAAAAAGATTAAAGAATCGGATTTTCCACCAGGTAGTTTTAATCATTGCTAA
- a CDS encoding GNAT family N-acetyltransferase has protein sequence MVNRDNINMGKVEPLPEDHEIPYNLLLLADETVEAIDKYITDSEIFILKKGDQIVALYVLQKVGNDEAEIKNIAVDEPFQGQGIGKFLLKDAACKAKEKGFKTLIIGTGTADVAAKQLNLYQKEGFKVFDIKKNFFTINYPEPIYENGKILKDMVMLKKILP, from the coding sequence ATGGTGAACAGAGACAATATTAACATGGGAAAGGTTGAACCACTTCCTGAAGACCATGAAATTCCCTATAATTTGCTTTTACTGGCAGATGAAACAGTTGAAGCCATTGATAAATATATTACAGATTCTGAAATATTCATATTGAAAAAAGGAGATCAAATTGTAGCCCTTTACGTGCTCCAGAAAGTGGGTAATGATGAGGCAGAAATAAAAAACATCGCAGTGGATGAACCATTCCAGGGGCAGGGCATAGGTAAATTTTTATTAAAAGACGCTGCCTGCAAAGCAAAGGAAAAAGGCTTTAAAACACTGATTATTGGCACTGGCACTGCAGATGTTGCCGCTAAACAACTTAATCTCTATCAGAAGGAAGGTTTTAAAGTATTTGATATTAAAAAGAATTTTTTTACCATAAATTACCCAGAACCTATCTATGAAAACGGTAAAATCCTAAAAGATATGGTGATGCTGAAAAAAATATTGCCATGA
- a CDS encoding pseudomurein-binding repeat-containing protein, which translates to MLLLLVVVALVPGINYATPNQSASDNFTNTTNISEIVENNTNSSTIQNTTTAVVSDTGTNQQENQTATTSNNTHNSSSDNSNQTDTIQNNTAAASDGTYNNVHALWLNVDDVNNVNVDELIRAGITDVFVKANRITSPTYQTVLTSIINKLQGTGIRIHAWVTCFVDANGNWVDPKDSIVTDALVKTIADITTNYDIAGIHLDYVRYPGTAYKYSGGTEAITSFVQRVYTTVKSIKAKVAVSAALMPEGAVNGYYYGQDYAKLSTYLDFLVPMVYEGNYKEDNEWITTATAYIVSHSTKPVVTGLQTYQSDENVVALSAEEINQDIKSALAGGASGFALFRYGWVDKDFFKNTSTTTFTREQIAAAAVNVNAYIESYKCLPSTVSVAGVSVNIAQYLYLACQASVQIGSGSTGGIALPTVSVPAGFSEEMTSGNVTKSDYLDLASRIVSYMNSNNQAPIYGLNGLGKISYQSLTYLYTRILASYSTNNALPTTMTILSWKTANIPINDTPNTSTTTFTREQIAAAAVNVKAYIESYKCLPSTVSVAGVSVNIAQYLYLACQASVQIGSGSTGGIALPTVSVPAGFSEEMTSGNVNSADYLDLASRIVSYMNSNHQAPIYGLNGLGKISYQSLVYMYTRVLAYSDTNDALPSYVVMKTWSAANIPMGSSAPSGTTFTPSEIADAAVNVKAYIESYKCLPSTVSVAGVSVNIAQYLYLAAQASIQINSGSASEITLPTLTVPNGFSEEMTSGKVSTADYLDLASRIVSYMNSNNQAPIYGLNGLGKISYQSLVYMYTRVLAYSDTNNALPNYVVVKPWSAANIPINGTSTTGTSFTISEIADAALRVKNYIENNKAMPNYVQMGSIQVNMAQFLHLLTTATVNLNNKNTAPVGLNSETLPSSSYEQMSSGNLYLADYVDFARRIASYMDTNNKAPDSGLVGLGTISYQSQIYLYSRVLSYYGTNGVLPSYASMKPWSSVVGTSETVPADLLQYLQATTNCQVNDPRIIALAQSITSGATSSYDKAQRIFNWVRDNLEYSYYYDSQKGALGALSSGSANCCDHSHLIVALSRAAGLPARYVHGNCYFLSSGNWYGHVWAQIYVNGQWYNADATSSRNTLGVINNWNTNSWTYKGTYTELPF; encoded by the coding sequence ATGCTACTATTACTAGTAGTAGTCGCGCTAGTCCCTGGTATTAACTATGCCACCCCAAATCAGTCCGCTTCAGATAATTTCACGAACACAACCAACATCAGTGAGATAGTAGAAAACAACACAAACTCAAGCACTATTCAGAATACAACCACTGCGGTGGTTAGTGATACAGGAACCAATCAACAAGAAAACCAGACTGCAACAACGTCCAATAATACTCATAATAGTTCATCCGACAACAGTAACCAAACAGACACCATTCAAAATAACACTGCGGCAGCATCAGATGGAACCTACAATAATGTCCACGCATTATGGTTGAATGTGGATGATGTAAATAACGTCAATGTCGACGAATTAATACGAGCCGGAATAACGGATGTATTCGTCAAGGCAAACCGCATTACCTCTCCAACATATCAAACAGTCCTGACGTCCATAATTAATAAACTACAAGGTACAGGAATACGGATCCATGCCTGGGTAACCTGTTTCGTAGATGCAAACGGGAACTGGGTAGATCCTAAAGACAGTATAGTCACCGATGCACTGGTAAAAACCATAGCAGATATTACAACCAACTACGACATCGCTGGAATTCACCTAGACTACGTTCGCTATCCTGGAACAGCTTACAAATACTCCGGAGGCACAGAAGCCATAACTAGCTTCGTCCAGAGAGTGTACACAACAGTAAAATCCATAAAAGCGAAAGTAGCTGTTTCAGCTGCACTAATGCCTGAAGGAGCAGTAAACGGATACTACTACGGGCAAGACTACGCTAAACTATCCACATACTTGGACTTCTTGGTTCCCATGGTATATGAAGGGAATTATAAGGAAGACAATGAATGGATAACCACCGCCACTGCTTACATAGTCAGCCACTCTACTAAACCAGTAGTTACTGGTTTACAAACTTATCAAAGTGATGAGAATGTGGTAGCACTATCGGCAGAAGAAATCAATCAGGATATAAAATCTGCCCTAGCTGGAGGAGCATCAGGATTTGCACTCTTCAGATATGGATGGGTAGATAAAGATTTCTTCAAAAACACTTCAACTACTACTTTCACTCGGGAGCAGATTGCTGCTGCTGCGGTGAATGTTAATGCTTATATTGAGTCTTATAAGTGTTTGCCTAGTACGGTGAGTGTTGCGGGTGTTTCTGTGAATATTGCTCAGTATTTGTATCTGGCCTGTCAGGCTTCGGTACAGATCGGTAGTGGTAGTACTGGTGGGATAGCTTTGCCGACTGTGTCTGTTCCTGCTGGTTTCTCGGAAGAGATGACCAGTGGAAACGTTACTAAGTCGGATTATCTGGATCTGGCATCTAGGATAGTTTCCTATATGAACAGTAATAATCAGGCCCCTATATATGGGTTGAATGGTCTGGGTAAAATCAGCTATCAATCACTAACCTACCTGTACACCAGAATACTCGCTAGCTACTCTACTAACAACGCATTACCCACAACCATGACTATCCTTTCATGGAAAACAGCTAACATACCCATTAACGACACACCTAACACTTCAACTACTACTTTCACTCGGGAGCAGATTGCTGCTGCTGCGGTGAATGTTAAGGCTTATATTGAGTCTTATAAGTGTTTGCCTAGTACGGTGAGTGTTGCGGGTGTTTCTGTGAATATTGCTCAGTATTTGTATCTGGCCTGTCAGGCTTCGGTACAGATCGGTAGTGGTAGTACTGGTGGGATAGCTTTGCCGACTGTGTCTGTTCCTGCTGGTTTCTCGGAAGAGATGACCAGTGGAAACGTTAATTCGGCAGATTATCTGGATCTGGCATCTAGGATAGTTTCCTATATGAACAGTAACCATCAGGCCCCTATATATGGGTTGAATGGTCTGGGTAAAATCAGCTATCAATCACTGGTTTACATGTACACCCGGGTTTTAGCTTACAGTGATACCAACGATGCACTACCAAGTTATGTGGTAATGAAGACATGGTCCGCTGCTAACATCCCCATGGGATCATCAGCCCCATCCGGCACCACCTTCACCCCCAGCGAAATTGCAGATGCTGCAGTGAATGTTAAGGCTTATATTGAGTCTTATAAGTGTTTGCCTAGTACGGTGAGTGTTGCGGGTGTTTCTGTGAATATTGCCCAGTACTTGTATCTAGCTGCACAAGCTTCGATACAGATTAACAGTGGCAGTGCCAGTGAAATAACTCTGCCAACCCTTACCGTTCCCAACGGATTCTCGGAAGAGATGACCAGTGGAAAGGTTAGTACTGCAGATTATCTGGATCTGGCATCTAGGATAGTTTCCTATATGAACAGTAATAATCAGGCCCCTATATATGGGTTGAATGGTTTGGGTAAAATCAGCTATCAATCACTGGTTTACATGTACACCCGGGTTTTAGCCTATAGCGACACCAACAATGCGCTACCAAATTACGTAGTAGTAAAACCATGGTCCGCTGCAAACATCCCCATCAACGGAACATCAACAACCGGCACCAGTTTCACTATAAGTGAAATCGCCGATGCAGCACTCAGAGTAAAGAACTACATAGAAAACAACAAAGCCATGCCCAACTATGTGCAGATGGGAAGCATTCAAGTAAACATGGCCCAATTCTTACACTTACTAACCACAGCCACAGTAAACCTAAATAACAAGAACACCGCTCCAGTAGGCTTAAACAGTGAAACATTACCATCTTCAAGCTATGAACAGATGAGTAGTGGTAATCTCTACTTGGCAGATTATGTTGATTTCGCTCGACGTATCGCAAGTTACATGGACACCAACAACAAAGCCCCAGATTCGGGCTTGGTAGGCCTGGGCACAATTAGTTACCAATCCCAGATATACCTCTACTCTCGAGTGTTAAGTTACTATGGTACCAACGGTGTGTTACCCAGCTATGCATCCATGAAACCATGGAGCAGTGTTGTGGGAACCAGTGAAACTGTACCTGCGGATTTACTACAGTATCTACAGGCAACTACGAACTGTCAGGTTAACGACCCACGTATAATTGCATTAGCCCAGAGTATAACCTCTGGTGCAACATCCAGCTATGATAAGGCCCAACGCATCTTTAATTGGGTGCGTGACAACTTAGAATATTCATATTACTACGACTCCCAGAAAGGAGCCCTTGGAGCTCTTTCTTCTGGAAGTGCGAATTGCTGTGATCATTCACATCTAATCGTGGCCCTTTCAAGAGCAGCTGGATTGCCTGCAAGATACGTACATGGAAACTGTTACTTCCTCAGTAGTGGTAATTGGTATGGTCATGTATGGGCTCAGATATACGTAAATGGACAATGGTACAATGCGGATGCGACTAGCTCTAGAAATACGCTAGGAGTAATCAACAACTGGAATACCAATTCGTGGACTTATAAAGGCACCTACACGGAGCTGCCATTTTAA
- a CDS encoding thiamine-phosphate synthase family protein, giving the protein MNKNLSLHQNLYSIGFKLIFMIIEKLERAVQILEESPEFAQLIPEVRSNIVMAKENAQTVEDVAGIPGRITAVKGIPKAVSKPDFCASSHMARLILSIMKHDPEKRSALNIKYHPDLVEICLKLGLKVSSYDRNQEPSEVSEKEGSTISWGVEMAVQNLGAVPDVIYHRGAWGKEPMIVMVGAQPEELAELAVCLAKLFSSLRGKNIKE; this is encoded by the coding sequence ATGAATAAAAATCTCTCATTACACCAAAACTTATATTCCATTGGTTTTAAACTCATATTCATGATAATAGAGAAGCTTGAAAGAGCGGTACAAATTCTGGAAGAATCACCTGAATTTGCACAGTTAATTCCCGAGGTCCGGAGTAACATTGTAATGGCTAAAGAGAATGCCCAAACTGTAGAAGATGTTGCAGGGATTCCTGGACGCATAACAGCAGTTAAAGGTATCCCCAAAGCTGTTTCTAAGCCGGACTTTTGTGCTTCATCCCATATGGCCCGCCTGATTCTAAGTATAATGAAACACGACCCTGAAAAGCGCAGCGCCCTGAACATTAAATATCATCCGGATTTGGTGGAGATATGCCTTAAACTGGGTTTAAAGGTTTCCAGTTACGACCGAAACCAGGAACCTTCAGAAGTATCCGAAAAAGAGGGAAGCACCATATCATGGGGAGTTGAAATGGCAGTGCAGAATCTGGGTGCTGTTCCTGATGTCATATATCACCGGGGTGCCTGGGGAAAGGAGCCTATGATTGTGATGGTGGGGGCCCAGCCAGAAGAACTGGCAGAATTGGCAGTGTGCCTGGCCAAACTATTTTCATCACTAAGGGGTAAAAATATAAAAGAATGA
- a CDS encoding SIS domain-containing protein: protein MHYKMYEEMMEQPRSLNDTMETEKSHMKEISEKLKEFDKIYLVGCGSSLSTCFSAKDAMNIISNRNIEVYTGYEFYYHKKLQNDNAGVILTSQSGETADTLAALRRAQNEGMYTVSIINEDQSTMMQESQDVVLTRCNRETAILGTKTYMTQLMCLYQILFSMEETHDSREVLNDLAKIPSITEELLKKTEEDNKALAQKYANYDIFYCMGSGPNYGLAYKLAMTMLMEGALKHACPLYSGEFRHGLIERVDKNIPVIFLDAGYPGDEFTKKSIEFSRKVGVENIVYRMQDYADINPLLAPFILVVPLEWFIYYLAHFNNEDPGSTRHIGKVRY, encoded by the coding sequence ATGCATTATAAGATGTATGAAGAGATGATGGAGCAGCCCCGCTCTTTAAATGACACTATGGAGACTGAAAAATCTCACATGAAAGAAATAAGTGAGAAATTAAAAGAATTCGATAAAATATACCTGGTGGGATGTGGAAGCTCCCTTTCAACATGTTTTTCAGCTAAAGATGCTATGAACATCATTTCAAACCGGAACATTGAAGTTTACACAGGTTACGAATTCTACTACCATAAAAAACTCCAGAATGATAATGCTGGAGTAATCTTAACATCCCAATCTGGAGAAACAGCCGACACCTTAGCAGCACTCCGAAGAGCACAGAATGAAGGGATGTACACTGTATCCATCATAAACGAAGACCAAAGCACCATGATGCAAGAGTCCCAAGATGTAGTTCTAACCAGATGCAACAGGGAAACCGCCATACTGGGCACCAAAACCTACATGACCCAGCTCATGTGCCTTTACCAGATCCTCTTCAGTATGGAAGAAACACACGACTCCAGGGAAGTCCTTAACGATCTTGCGAAAATTCCCTCCATTACCGAGGAGTTATTAAAGAAAACTGAAGAAGATAACAAGGCTCTGGCCCAAAAATATGCCAACTATGATATATTTTACTGTATGGGAAGTGGCCCCAACTACGGGCTGGCCTACAAACTGGCCATGACCATGTTAATGGAAGGCGCACTCAAACACGCCTGCCCACTATACTCAGGAGAATTCCGCCACGGACTCATTGAAAGAGTGGATAAAAACATCCCAGTAATATTCCTCGATGCGGGCTACCCCGGAGACGAATTCACCAAGAAATCAATAGAATTCTCCCGGAAAGTGGGAGTAGAAAACATAGTATACAGGATGCAGGATTATGCAGATATAAACCCATTACTGGCACCATTTATACTGGTAGTACCCCTGGAATGGTTCATATATTACCTGGCCCACTTCAATAATGAAGACCCTGGAAGCACCCGACATATTGGGAAGGTTAGGTACTGA
- a CDS encoding Hsp20 family protein has translation MTEKKTKLEPKGKDTKEEIISKAAEVKDSVSEKSEELKVKAAGAKDSVSEKSEEVKSKASEAKDTVSDKGKEFRETASERTEELRTTAEKMVNDVFKTLREKQEDLGKTINDYTAPTTPYLDLIDTPDEFILIADLPGVGKEGLSVDVTGESVTITATFPEGMEGEDVNYLKRERGSGEVTRTLKLPAEIKIKEANANFEESILTIKLPKVIAETQKLEIN, from the coding sequence ATGACGGAAAAGAAAACAAAACTAGAACCCAAAGGCAAAGACACCAAGGAAGAAATTATATCCAAAGCTGCTGAAGTAAAAGATTCTGTTTCAGAAAAAAGTGAAGAACTTAAAGTCAAAGCTGCAGGAGCAAAAGATTCTGTTTCAGAAAAAAGTGAAGAAGTTAAAAGTAAGGCTTCTGAAGCTAAAGACACAGTTTCTGATAAAGGTAAAGAATTCCGGGAAACTGCATCTGAGAGAACAGAAGAACTACGCACTACAGCAGAGAAAATGGTTAATGATGTTTTCAAAACACTTCGTGAGAAACAGGAAGACTTGGGAAAAACCATCAATGATTATACAGCACCCACGACACCCTACCTGGACCTCATTGACACACCTGATGAGTTTATACTCATAGCAGACCTTCCTGGAGTTGGAAAAGAGGGATTATCTGTTGATGTTACTGGTGAATCAGTGACCATTACTGCCACGTTCCCGGAAGGAATGGAAGGTGAAGATGTTAATTACCTAAAAAGGGAAAGAGGTTCTGGTGAAGTTACCCGTACCCTCAAATTACCGGCTGAGATCAAGATCAAAGAGGCCAATGCCAATTTTGAGGAATCTATTCTCACCATAAAACTTCCCAAGGTGATTGCGGAAACCCAAAAATTAGAGATTAATTAG
- a CDS encoding NOG1 family protein, translating to MFLPNIPTSEEVIDKAFRRAKKAAARVRSSKIHRQHKSKRIEEVRVQTACQVIKDTFEEILEKTPHVEELPMFYQDYIDVAVGVDELKKSLGALNWANGVLDKLQNQYIFKIRRSPPENASQVRRAAFGRISSVVKRISDELDFLNYAKQKLRNVPTVDTDATTAVIAGFPNVGKSTLLRQVTNAEPEVADYPFTTKGIQIGHFELRWQKYQIIDTPGLLDRPVQEMNQIELNAMVALEHLADIILFIFDPSQTSGFPVENQVNLYWEIKKIFRNTPVHSIFNKMDLVEDEENIKYIEQHIDTSDEPLMVAASEGSGVSEIIKKLEEFNRENKINKGE from the coding sequence ATGTTTTTACCTAACATACCCACCTCCGAGGAAGTAATTGACAAAGCATTCCGTCGGGCAAAAAAAGCTGCGGCCCGGGTCCGATCATCCAAGATTCACCGACAGCACAAATCAAAACGAATAGAAGAAGTAAGAGTCCAGACCGCTTGCCAGGTGATTAAAGACACCTTTGAGGAAATCCTGGAGAAAACACCCCATGTGGAAGAACTCCCCATGTTTTACCAGGACTACATTGATGTAGCGGTGGGTGTTGATGAACTTAAAAAATCACTGGGCGCGTTGAACTGGGCTAACGGAGTTTTAGATAAACTACAGAACCAGTACATCTTCAAAATACGAAGATCACCTCCTGAAAACGCTTCACAGGTAAGAAGAGCTGCATTTGGGAGAATATCCTCTGTAGTGAAGCGTATAAGTGATGAACTTGACTTTTTAAACTACGCTAAACAGAAGCTGAGAAACGTCCCTACAGTGGACACCGATGCCACCACTGCAGTTATTGCTGGTTTTCCCAATGTGGGTAAATCTACCCTACTAAGACAGGTCACCAATGCTGAACCGGAAGTTGCAGACTACCCATTCACCACCAAAGGAATTCAGATCGGTCACTTCGAACTCCGCTGGCAGAAGTACCAGATCATTGACACTCCAGGATTACTGGACCGTCCAGTGCAGGAGATGAACCAGATTGAACTTAACGCTATGGTAGCATTGGAGCACCTGGCAGATATCATCCTTTTCATCTTTGATCCATCCCAAACCTCAGGATTCCCTGTAGAAAACCAGGTGAACCTGTATTGGGAGATAAAAAAGATATTCAGAAACACTCCTGTTCATTCCATCTTCAATAAAATGGATCTGGTCGAGGATGAAGAAAACATTAAGTACATTGAGCAACATATTGATACAAGTGATGAGCCTCTGATGGTCGCCGCATCTGAAGGTAGTGGTGTATCAGAGATAATCAAAAAATTAGAGGAATTCAACAGGGAAAATAAGATTAATAAGGGAGAATAA